The Psychrilyobacter atlanticus DSM 19335 genome contains a region encoding:
- a CDS encoding pilin — translation MKRLKKGFTLIELLVVIAIIGILATTLAPKLREQLAKAKDSKAVALLGAARTAAQVIVVDEMISSTSNDAINVTVDELKAKLDKKSGELMNANAEIAIGGSRPGSGGKLEYGGTVALATSGTAIGTDFDVTDDDVSIELVNKKAANTHSTEDKEWAKY, via the coding sequence ATGAAAAGATTGAAAAAAGGATTTACACTGATTGAATTATTAGTAGTGATCGCAATAATCGGAATATTAGCAACAACATTGGCACCAAAGTTAAGAGAGCAGTTAGCAAAGGCTAAAGACTCGAAGGCCGTGGCACTATTAGGAGCCGCAAGAACAGCAGCGCAAGTTATTGTAGTGGATGAAATGATATCTAGTACAAGTAATGATGCTATAAATGTAACTGTAGATGAATTAAAAGCTAAATTAGATAAAAAATCAGGAGAGTTAATGAATGCAAATGCAGAAATAGCGATAGGAGGATCAAGACCTGGTTCTGGAGGAAAACTTGAATATGGTGGAACAGTTGCATTAGCAACATCAGGAACAGCAATAGGTACAGATTTTGATGTGACAGATGATGATGTATCTATAGAATTAGTTAACAAAAAAGCAGCAAATACTCATAGTACAGAAGATAAAGAGTGGGCAAAGTACTAA
- a CDS encoding pilin: MKKLTKGFTLIELLVVIAIIGILATTLAPKLREQLAKAKDSKAVALLGAARTAGNVILLDKMVQDTSGSTITISQTEIEAKLDAKTADLLNVDSTIAIGGSRAVNVTDSIVYGKTVILTSSGTAISSGVTADNDSFTLSLQKGTGAGLLSTEGKAWLDY; this comes from the coding sequence ATGAAAAAGTTGACGAAAGGATTTACACTGATTGAATTGTTGGTTGTTATAGCAATAATAGGGATTTTAGCTACGACATTGGCACCCAAATTAAGGGAGCAATTAGCTAAGGCCAAGGATTCCAAAGCAGTGGCATTATTGGGGGCCGCAAGAACAGCAGGTAATGTAATTTTACTGGATAAGATGGTTCAAGACACTTCTGGGTCAACTATAACTATAAGTCAAACTGAAATAGAAGCTAAGCTAGATGCAAAAACTGCCGATCTGTTAAATGTCGATTCGACAATAGCAATCGGTGGATCGAGAGCTGTGAATGTGACTGATAGTATAGTTTATGGAAAAACTGTTATATTAACTTCATCTGGAACGGCTATTTCATCTGGAGTTACTGCAGATAATGATAGCTTTACATTAAGTTTACAAAAAGGAACAGGGGCGGGGCTACTTAGTACAGAAGGAAAAGCTTGGTTAGATTACTAA
- a CDS encoding pilin, producing MAKIKKGFTLIELLIVIAIIGILATILAPKLREQLAKTKDTKAIALLGSARTTTEVILVEKIIVEDINKNGYIRISLNELKNKLDKKSNEIFENKENGNILVGSVLDKNDKIRNDWTLYLFGTDDKKSNDIKLRINKSSLRISGDEVQLRLMVGNSKNMKKAKSTEGKLWSDY from the coding sequence ATGGCAAAAATAAAAAAAGGATTTACATTGATTGAACTATTGATAGTAATAGCAATAATAGGAATTTTAGCTACAATACTGGCACCTAAATTAAGAGAGCAGCTAGCTAAGACAAAAGATACTAAAGCTATAGCACTGTTGGGGTCAGCCAGGACAACCACAGAGGTAATATTGGTGGAGAAAATTATAGTCGAAGATATTAATAAAAATGGTTATATCAGGATAAGTTTAAATGAGTTAAAAAATAAGTTAGATAAAAAATCCAATGAAATATTTGAAAATAAAGAGAATGGAAATATTCTTGTGGGCAGTGTTTTAGATAAAAATGATAAAATTCGTAATGACTGGACACTATATTTATTTGGAACAGATGATAAAAAATCAAATGATATCAAATTAAGAATTAATAAAAGTAGTTTGAGAATAAGCGGTGATGAAGTTCAATTGAGATTAATGGTTGGAAATAGTAAAAATATGAAGAAAGCTAAGAGTACAGAAGGAAAGCTATGGTCAGATTATTAA
- a CDS encoding pilin translates to MNKSKNGFTLIELLVVIAIIGILATTLAPKLREQLAKGKDAKVIAALGAGRTAINVISFEKMVNADTNSITITYDEFRDRLDKKNREIFKEDDGDIWVGGSRKDPKTDPDSPIKYNMNLTLSHKYKNDEQGEKSFNKTTPMEIDDDEALLFLSPRAIPNGYVYSIEGKKWIDY, encoded by the coding sequence ATGAATAAATCAAAGAATGGATTTACACTGATTGAACTATTAGTAGTGATAGCTATAATAGGAATTTTAGCCACTACATTGGCACCCAAATTAAGGGAGCAATTAGCTAAGGGAAAAGATGCAAAAGTAATAGCAGCTTTAGGAGCTGGAAGAACAGCTATAAATGTGATATCTTTTGAGAAGATGGTAAATGCCGATACAAATAGTATTACAATAACTTATGATGAATTTAGAGACAGGTTAGATAAAAAAAACAGGGAAATATTTAAAGAGGATGACGGGGATATATGGGTAGGAGGGTCAAGGAAGGATCCTAAAACAGATCCTGACTCTCCTATTAAATATAATATGAATTTAACTTTGTCTCATAAATATAAAAATGATGAGCAGGGGGAAAAATCATTCAATAAAACGACACCCATGGAAATAGATGACGATGAGGCGTTGTTATTTTTATCTCCAAGGGCAATTCCAAACGGATATGTTTACAGTATAGAGGGGAAAAAATGGATTGATTATTAA